CCGCGCCGTCACCACCACCACTGCATCCAACCAGGTATGTTTCGCACCTGACGCTTTAACACCCCACCCTTTCTATCAAACACACCAAAACAGGTATCTAACTCCCCATCAGGTAGCGCATGAGACGCGCCGAGACCCCGGACTGCTCTACGGCCACCTTCTGCCAAAGAACCAAAGAAACCGACCAAAGAACAAGCCAGAAATACCTCAAAGTGAAAAGTTGATGAACGCTTTGCTCCCTAAGAAGACTGATCGCGAAGATGGAAGTTTGGAACATAATCTGAATGTCGACTTGAAATCTTCCAATAAGTATATAAGTGACCCGTGCAGCACTGAATTTTCGCACGTTAATGTGGATACGATGGAAGAAACAAACCTTCATCGCGTGCCACGTAATGACCTTGATCTCTCTGTTAACACTATTAGTAAACGTAATTATAGAGATAGCTCTGGAATTTCGACAAGCAATGTTGATAAGTGGTATAAGGGTCTAGCAAACTACGATCAGTGTTTGTATTACGCTGATACAGTAAGAAAGCAAAACCTAAATACCTATGCAGTagtagacaaaaatattaattctgttTTTCAAACCGCCATGCCGGACAATAGGCTTCCTGTCAAAAGTTTTGAACGCTATCAAGTCGATAATATCATAGCACAACACATTTTCTCCTACCAACCACGAGTAAATGTGGTTGAggaaaataatcattattttagtaataagcGTAACCAAGATAACGGATTACGTGGGATTATAAAAAATGACCGGTATGACCAATATCAACACGACGAAAATGATATTATGTTAAGGAAACAGTATAGGAAACAAATAAGTAGTAATTTAGCTGTTCCTACACTCTCAGATATAAATCCTAGGAATTTGAGGCCTATGACTATAGGTCGGGCTCCAGAAACTCCTAGAGCTAAAACACCTACCGAAACGAATAAACATAAGGTGAATGATGAGCAAATTGAAATACACTCGGATGAAAAACTAGCTCCAACTAGTAACGATGTTAATGAATCTATAGATGACACCGCGGAACATATTATTAGTGATTTGAATACTGAATCCGGTATTCTTAAGTGTATAGATACCGTagaagaatacaataaatttagtttttcgGTAACCAATGTTAATTCTTCAGATTCAGTTGAGCAGACCGAAGCGGCTGACAGTAACAATGGCATAGAGTTAACAGAATTCAAGTCAAGCGTATCACCAGaaaatataacgaaaaataCATTTGCTGACTTCTTCGCTACGCAACAAGAGCTACTAAATTCTCTTAATAATTTGGAGGAAACTggagaagaaaatgaaataataactactcatgaaatagaaaatatacCAGACGAGATAGAATCTCATGAATGCATACAAATTATACCCGAAGAGTTAATTACTACTAATGAATGTGTCAGCAATGAACCACAAGAGTTAACTGAAATATCAGACATGACATTTGTAGTCTATGATGTTATAGATCTTGATGCAGCCGTAGTTAAGGAGTGGTTCGACTCGTCTGCAGAGAATAACGACGTGATCACCAACTCTGAGGAAGCTACAGATGATGGCACTGTTATCGAACGCATGTTAGCCGAAATTCCtaacaattcttttatttttctaaccgTGCCCCAGCCATTAATATACCCAGCTTACACTGATAATACTAAATCTACATCCGACAGTAACAATAATGATAGTAAACCAGTCCTTGTTAATGAGGAAAAAGAACAACCACCCCTAGAGTGTCCCGTCAATAATGATACTGAGGAGAAGACAGTCATTGATAAAAATGCTCTTAAAGTTCTACTgttacaaaatctttttaaaaacaatattattgaaaacccATCGGGCGATGCCGGGGTGTCGGCTATCACCGGTGAAGAGGTAGGATTCCCAGAATTGTTAAATTCATTTTGCATGATACCATTTAATCAGGAGCTTTAGTGACAGCCAGTTGTTTTTACAGGTCGATTCCGCCATATCGTTTAGTTGCATCACAACACCGGAGGTTGTGGCCAGTTGCAACACGACGTCGTCCTCGGCACAGTCGGCCGTCGCCGTCGATCCTAAGGTGAACTATTTCGTagcattttcttttgtatctttAACATTTGCAATGCGCTCTCTCAATACACCATTTGCAGACTTTTCGATGAACTCTGCAATGTTTGAACCTCTGATCTGTTCTGTTGATAACTTGAATAGTATTGTACTAtaagtaacatgtgttgtgacCTCCGCGCGAGGCGCCGCCCGCGGGCGGTGGGTGGGTACAGTGTGTGGTCGCAGCCGCTGCAGCTGGGCGCGGGCTACCGCGCCGTGGCCAGCCTGGtgggcgccgcgcccgcgcccgccgagCCGCCGCCGCAGGTTGTTGCTCACGCTTACCTTGCTCAggcccgccgcgccgcgcccgacTCCGCCGCCACACCTATACACGTAACACATAGAATGCTGACACTATGTCAATTCTTCTTTATGTTTCAATCACATTTATATTGTTCTTAAATTTTGCGTAAATATAAGCTCATAAATGAAGTTCTTACTTTTGGAGCGTCTTAATCTTTATGTTCAAAGTGGCCATTAAAAGTAATCTAATCTGTCGATACGGCCATGTTGACTATCATCACATTCatcacaatataaatatttactcttACGCCTCCTTCCACTATATGGTAAGTTATGTAGTCTCATTTAATAAGTATGGACCAATACTGAAaaatttataagttttgaaatataaattgatatctGGATTCTTGAATACACTTTGGGTATTCTGACGTCATAACACAGTTCAGCatttgttaagaaaaataaataaaaatgttatgtggaaattatttgtagtgGACTAAGTGTATTCCATGAGTTTGCAAATGGTGTAGTGATATTGAGGAACACTCGATATGGAAGCTTCCTGGGTAGTTATGCGAAggtttacaatttttatattatctgtgtTTTTATGTACCTTTGCTTCAGAAATATTTTGGTCTATATCTGTCAAATTAAGTCTATAAGGCCTTATCTGATAATGCATGGCTGAGTTAGAAAAAGCATTTGATGAAGTTGAGAGTCCCTAGATACACCAGCTAGACATAAATGCAAACTTACAATGTTATTGTATTAGACGATTTGTAGTTATGTATATTCTATTATGTGTTCAATAACAATGTTGTTACTGTTTGTGTGGGCAGCCTCGCAGCATGATCTCCAGCAGCTTCAACGGACTGCCACTGTCGCGACCCAACTACGGTTCTACCGGTTCTTCAGCCACAGACGACTACAAGGTTTTAAATcaactcttttatttattagaaatagcctttttgaataaaaaataatactcgaAAACGTTTGAACTCAAATCCATTTCTTGACGAGGAGTCATAAGAGTAATTATAGTAACATAGTAACATAGTAATTTTTAGACAAATCAGAAAACTGTCGCGATCGTAGTTAGTATAATAACTAGTCTCTTTCCCTGTTACCCGTTGCCCTatagcattttttataaaaaaaagtttaatgggGTCATGCGTGCCATCAAATAACTTTGTCTTTCAGATTATTTggaaaatgataattataaatactatcaaattgatCGTCTTTAAATACCTAATTCTGCGACTTGCCCAAAATATTGTGTCGCGTGCCATTGGTTCGCCTACCCTGCCCTATAGTCTGATCATTTGATGATTCCTAATGacttatgttttgtttaagaaatcTCTTGACGAAAACGGCAACTCGGTACAAGGATTCAGTTCACCTCTCTCGGGATCTAGTCAACACAAAAAACCAAGGAGGAAAAAGTCTTCAAAAAATGAAACTGTTATTGACTGCCAGCAGATTGACGGCTACCAAGGAGATAAAGATGTTAACGAACTTTTACGGTTTATTGAATCGAACGCAGACAACGGCCGCACTCCTAAGCTCGGTCGCGTCAAGCACAAGGACGACTCTGACGACAAGAGTGGCAAGAAACGCTCCACCGAGCGACGCAAGGACAAAGAGAACAAGATCAAGCGCGCCTCCTCTCTGGAAGAGCTCTCGCGAACAAAGATCGAGGACCTCACCGACGTGGCAGAATCTCCCCTGCGCGGCGACAAGAAGGACCGGCGCGGCGACAACACTCCTGCCAAGGCCGAGCGCCGCTCCTGGGGAGAGGACGCGCGGGACGCGCTCGCGTACACCGAGTTGGCCGCCGAcagccccgccgccgccgccgagctCACCGACTTCCAGACCGTCACCAAGAAGCGCAAGCCGCGCCGCCGCACCGACGAGCACGACCGCGAgcccgccccgcgccgcgcccgcccgcccTCCCCCCGCGCGCGCCGGGAGTCCGCGCCGCCCTCCGACCGCAGCAACGACTCCAACGACGACATGGACTCCGTGCATTCGCTccccgccgcgccgccagccccgccgccgcccgccgcgcccgccccgcCGCATGCCTCTTACGCTGAGATCGCGCGCACACGACACAACATCCCCGATCTCATCGAATCGTGCAACTTCTATGCGGAGGGTGCCGCTGCGGCCGCCGGCGACGCAGCGGGAGACGCGCCgggcgaggcgggcggcgaCGGCGGCGCGGACGCGTCCGGCGACGCCGACGGGTACCCCGCGCTGGAGGCCCGCGcggccgcccgccgccgcgacCTCAagcccgcgccgccgctgcgCCGCGAGCGCAAGCCTGCGCCGCCGCCGCAAGAGGCACCCGACGTGGTGGCCGACCGGCGGCCGCCCGTCATCCTGCTGGACTCGGCGGCGCGGCCGCGCGACATGGACGGCGTCACCTTCGGCTTCGACATCAACGAGCAGCTGCTGAGCtcgggcgcgcggcggccgcgctgCGACCTGCTGCGCGACGCGCCCGAGCCgggcgtgcgcgtgcgcaccgcCTGCGCCGCGCTGCGCTACGTGGCGCCCGAGCCGCCGCCCGACACGGCGGCGCTGCTGCAGCTGGTGGACTACGTGGGCGCGGGTGAGTGTGCAGCCGCGGCCGCGGGCGCAGCGTGTCGCGCGGCCGCGGCTCATGACTCTTGTCTGTTTCAGCGTGGGAGGACGTGGTGCGCTGCGGCGGCGGCAAGGTGCGCTACTTCAACGAGTAGCGCGCACGTCGCCCGCCGCGCCTGCTGTCTGCGTGCTAGTGCGTGAATATATATATTGTGGGACGAACCCCAACAGTCTGGTTCGATCGACACAGGATCGATCCTCGCGGGTGATTGGATCTAAAATGTTCTTATTACCGCTtatataaggaaaaaaatgtaaaaaagttatttaatgatGAATGTTCCTCAGTGCCCTCGAGACGAAATATCGAAAGACTTAGAGGGAGGTGACGATACAAGTGCGTGTTGCATCGTTGATGCCCGTGTGGTGTGAGTGCGGACATGGCGGGAGGTCGCCCTTTCGCTCGGTGTACTATAATGTATGATGCTATTTTGCGACTCTGATCGTTGTCTCGTTCATACTATCAAATATGTGAAGTGATTACACTTTTTAGCCAGTGTTATCACTGTCattggaaattaatttaattttgcttaaaaGTAAATGTGGCAATAAGCATTTAACAGTCCAATTTGcactttaaaaatcttttatttgttaaaattgatTTAGAGGATGATGTAATTTAAGTTTGTGGTCTGGCGCGTGGATAGCTTTGATGCGTGTGAACTAGAAATGTAAAGGACATCATTGTGTGTTTGAAATTGTAGCATAAGATTATGTCACTCAGCACTATGTGATTACATTGTCTGcattttctcttatttaatccaaatcattaatcatttaaaaatcttttctgtATATGTCACATTCGAATTCAAATAGGAATCCTATGCAACCAGAAGAGTAAATGAGAATCTGATGGTGCTGTCGGTATAGCTCCAGTAGTTTGTTGAGAATGGACAATGgttgtaaaatgtaataattccTGGTTTGTCCTATCGCCAAGTACAAAATCGCTGCTAGTTGTGTGGGTAGCGCCCGGCGGCCGCCTGGCCCGCGAGCCGCGCCGCTGCCCGGAACAAACGTCTCGCGCCAGACAAACACTACTCAAGTTTTGGTTCCAGTTAAGAGgcatgtattattttgtttctgttgattttttattatgcttttgtTATGCTGTAATCACAAATATTTGGTAGAATTTTCTAACTAGCCACTCAAGtctattttgttatatatttttaagttttaccaTTAGATActactgtaaataaaatgaagatctTATAAGGAGTAACTggccatattattatgaaggGGCATAATTCCTCTTGAACATGATCTTATTTCTaaagtgattattatttttaattctaaatcctttcgcaagtttatttcaatattctatAAGGATCTAATGTAACATAAGTAATGTATTATCTCCGCTGGTTGCGTGACATTTTCCGTTATTAAAATATGGAATTAACGTTTAATTATCattcacatttaatttatatttactagtAAGGTCATGATCAAGATGAAGATGAATGTATGGAGTAATTATGTGAAATTAACaccaaaataatttgtatttgaagATTTGTGTTGTTAACCAACGCTTACGTGCCGTGTGCTTGTTGCCTGGCGGATTCTTCATTCATGCTGTCATGCAGGCCCTGTATGGAGTGTATGGCAAATTATATAGTTCGACCAACCAATCTCTATAGTCAATAAGGagtgttttaaaattcattgtAGTCTTCTAGTGATCAAAAACCACTACATATGAACTGAAACATCCTTAGTTACtctcattataaattaaaatttccaatTTTCTCATGGAGTGACACAATATACTAATTAAGATAATCATGGTTAATATAAATCACTCTGAACATAAGGTGAGGTATTAATTATGAtgcaaaatagtaaaatgaccataaagtaaaaaatattatactcacGTGACATTATAGTAGCTAGGAAACTACATTGATTTTAAGATTTCTACATAGAATGAACAACTCTTAATACGAAACAAACTCTGTACAACTGACATGAGATCGGgaacattttgtttgttacgGTGAGAACGAAATGCCAcccatgatttatttataatgtagaaTGTTATCGTGTGGATGTTATCCTAGCCACTAAAAATGCacggtttataattattaactcaAGACTAGTCGAtacgaaaatctaaaaaaatattttaggaattaaattttgcaatgcgatctttaaaaatataatacttgtCACACGAAAGTAAATGTTGCAATTAGCATTTCTAATTTTACTAAGATATAAAATTAGTCATGTATTGGATTTTACTCTTATCTTTTTATATTGGGTTACTTGGCATACCTTTTCACAGTAAAAATGCCATAAtagattcaatttaaaattacaaaattttgaatCATCTAGAACAGTAAATGGGAGACCTCGGATTTAAACCCCTTTAAGCTATAAAAGGATTTTCtgttgtcaaaaatatttcaccatAATAAACAACAGTACTTGGACAacctaaaaatatgttaaaataaatttcatacctttatgaattttatacacatttttatttttatgaaatacaaagTCATGATTTGCAGGCAAGGTATAGTTAATTGGATGGTCTGTTATATAATCGCTAACTAGCTTAGCTTTTGTTATGAATGTTGTCAATATAAATAGGACTACTGTAGGAAATTGAAACTCCTGTGTTATATGTTGCTGCGTCGACTAAGCCTAGGGACAAATGGTTAAATAAGTTTATCACATTGGTCACATGTCTTCCATAAATTCTTGCTACTTAGTCATTTCTTGGCagtatataatataacatataattttaagCTATTTAGATGTGCATTTCGACATGACATGTTAATAGGAAATTAACTATACCTTGGACCCGATCCATATGAAAATCTAACAAATTTGATGttatttgcaataaaactacaaaattaaaacaatttcatttttatttttgcatataATTAAGCTCCTCTAATATTGCGTCAGAATGTTGACGTCGATGTTGATCTACAAATTGTTACAAAACGAAATCAGAATGAACGGCcacaatattgtaaatatagtgtacattactttcattttattttcggaGAGATAgcgttttttaatattgttgagaTTGATATCAATGTACTGAGAGGAAGCTCATATCAAAGgtatagaaattatttattatttctttcccttgtaaaatatgtatatagatagatatgcAGAAGTTTCGgaattttatcgttttaaagCATCCTAGACGTTGTAGATAAAAGATCTCTGATTGGATGTTGTGACTTCACAAGGAACAGAGGCGCGTGGGACACCCGCTTCACGACGCCCGACCGACCGAGCGCCACGTGCTGCTATCATTCATAGTTCTCAAATCAATGTACATTTATGGTTGTCATTGTGTTTCGTTTTGCTTATtgtgtaattatgtatttgtttgttgCCAAACACTTCCGTTCCACGGCGTTTAATGGGCTTATGATGATACCCATAGAATCTCTGCGCTATGTCAAGCAACGGTCGAGTTCGGGTTGGATTTAAAAGTCGGAGCGGCGTGTTTTACCCGCGAGACTAAGGCGCTGAGCCTCGTCAaactaatgataaaaatatatattgcaatTTCTACGCAAGAAACATaaccatttaaatatgttaattttattgtatttaaaagctacttgaatatttttttacgcaaATTATCTGGAgatctaaaaatatacataagagAATATAATGAAAGTATGGATgagctaaaattaattatcttgagctaaaataaatgtaattattttatctaggTAATGGAGTGATAACGCTTAGGAAAGCTATTTGGCGAAgtgtaaatgtataaataaattaatgctgAAAATAAGGTTTGTACGATTGCCGTGTTGTCTCAATAAATATAGTCTGTGTCATGATTACTACGGAATTAGAATAATGTCTTAACAAGGCTGCAcaagatatatttattaagacAGAGGGACAAACGTTCTGTATCATAATATGTACCAATatgagaaattttatttatctgcttTGCATCTaactgtttaataattattctagGTTTTTACTCTGTTCGTTTCTAACAAACATTACTAATGTGtatgcattttaattataaacttctatacgtttaattaaacttataagACGacgttcaaatatttgtaatagaaagctacaataaattatgataaaatggATTTCCTGTAAAACAGAGTACAAAAATTGGATGCTCAAGCTGTCTGCTTTTCaatgtttaattactttttgcagtttttttttttttcaatttagaacaCAGCTTGTTGTAAGCACGTTGAACTTTCTTTTCTTTCCGTATgcatttattaaagtaatctcTCAATAATAATCCAATAAATTCAACGTTTTAcgtggtaataaaatatttttattgttggaaatgtattaattttgtaattagatATCATACGATCCACATAAATAATGTAGCCCATGTCCATTAACTATAACAAGactcattacttttttttatcacCTCATACACACCATCTTTTATTATCAATTCAATACGGCTTGGTGATAGTAAACGAAACAACGCCGAGGTTTGAATATGAAGTTTATTATGAATAGTGAGAAGACGAGACTGATTTCTGCGATTGATCTCAAATTCGGGAACATGATAAATTATGCTGTTATCAATATACTTTGATTTTTAGCTGGGCCTCACGTGCTTTCAACGTACATTCTGCTTAATTCATAGAAGTATCTAAAATTATCATGATTGAATTTCTATAATAGTTGAACGtcgtcttaaatatttaaattgttggtAGTTTACCAATGAACTGTTATCGTATTATATAAGCCTGCTCTAGAAAACTGGTCATgtagtaaatatttgttattaaaataatattcataacagTCGTGGCAAATAAATAGTTACGTTtgcaatgttattaaaattagtacCTATTATAGACATGTGTGTAAAATATCTCTACAATTAAAGAATgatgttaaatgttatttttatacaaaattagaATAACCACGACCTTTATTACGTTCGTACAAGcgctaaaatattatttatttgatcaaaaactttttcatgTACTTTTTTAAAAGATGTTCCTTTTTGAATGAGAATAGAGTAAAAATTTAGTACCGATATTAACtgtaatacatttgtttatataaacaatattgtaaCCAACTGCAATTTACAGTTATGTACTTTTTCACTGTTTccgttttcttaataaaatgttgaaaatacaatatcttttgtttttaaaataattttaccgaCACACACCACTATcaggtttattattatgttaacaattataatatttgaatcaTTTTTCAGGACTCGATAAGCCTTTTTTGCCATAGGCTTGTCGTAACGAAATCTGTTTTCTTTTCACATACCAACAAAATGgagaacattatattttttatgtacacgGCGCCGCCTATAAATAATCCGTTAGGGAGGATATCGCAATTTGGCGTACGAAGAACATCCCTAAAATCTGCAAACTATTGGTTCTTTGCAGTGTACTAAGTGCGAAAAAAATGGCTCGTAATTACAGCAGATAAGTACGAGtatattacttttttgtaaattgaccAGTGTATCTAATAATAACATGTTTCTCCTCATATAATGATTCAATCTCTCTAGAATTTAGTGAACAATCATGTTAGCTGATTTAGAAATATAGAAAGGAAGATGAGCaaatgaaaatttttgtttaatattcagtgacattatattttattttcataatcaaCATGATACAGATGTTTATGGCTTCGTATTCAAATATcattctattataataaaaatattaacaaattatctTACATCCACTTGAAAATGTACATTTGTAATAGACCTTACAAAATATCCTAGAGCACTGCAAACTGATGCCAGGATGCAGGCCGCGGCCGCTCTCCGCCGACAGCGGCCAGGCACTACCGGCAACACGACACGACATCCTGATATCAATTTGTGTCCATTTTTAACACTTACAAAGATAATGCTCTATTGCTCCTACATTAAGGCATTAAAAGACAGTTTTACGACGCGACATTTTCTATTAGGACGTAAAGAGCTTCGTTTAATGCCCGCTAGACATTTGTCACTTTCTAGATTATTAGCAatgacaataattaattattgattaaaattgaaaccTGTTCATTAGAAGCACCTGATTTTACATAAGTTTATATCCACGTTCTACTTCGTAATTTTCTTGGCTTCTACGGAAGATAAATATACAactaaataagaataatattcaattatcaTGTCCCAATCGCTGGACTAAAGCAATCTTTTCATATCAACATCAGACAGTTCATAACTGACAGCGATATCGTAACTCCCAGTCTTAGAACATGTTCAGTACGCACTCGTTCACTCGGACTACAAAAGCATTTAAGTCGTTTGAAATATGAATCGTGTTAGTTCAAATACCGTGATAAGCCCGTTAGTTTCGATAATGTAAGTGAAATACCTTCGTTGTTAGTATGCGTGAAGCCTCGAAACTTTCGACGTCCAAAAGCGGTGCTCATAAATGTCTAAGAGCTAACAATTTAACTATTAGGCCGCGAGTCGCGCGGAAACGATGCAGCGTCATAAACTAAGAGATAGGTATGTACACGTCAACCGTACGataaactaattttgaaaaataacaataaataataaaaacgaccACAGTTAATATGGAATGAGTAAAACTTCCAACACAAAATGTAATGCCGTAAACGAAAACAACGTCAGGGTCGTAGCGCGGGCGGGGCGCTCGCCGCGCGCTAGAAGATGTCGGGGCAGGCGGCCCAGTCCTGGCGGCGCTTGCAGTCCCAGTAGCGGTGCGTGTAGAGGTGGCGCAGGTGCGGCTGCGGCTGCGCGGCGTGCGCCGACACGGCCTGGCGCGAGAACCAcagcgggcgcggcgcgggcggggccgccagcccgcgcgccgccgcgtcCTCGGCCGCCGCCTCCAGctcgcggcgcgcggcgcgctgcTTCTCCTCCAGGCGCAGCTTCTCGGCGTTGGCGTCGTCCCACAGCCCCTCCTCCATGAGGCGCTGGTCGGGGCGGCGGCGCGAGTCGGTGGGCGCCACGCCCTCCTCGGGCTCGTTGAGCTGCGCGGCCAGCAGCGTGAAGTTGTACCACTTGTCGGAGTCCTCGGGCGCGGCCACCCGCTCCCAGGCCACGGTGAACTTGCCAGTCTTGCAGACGGTGTTGTCGGCCGACGTGCT
This sequence is a window from Trichoplusia ni isolate ovarian cell line Hi5 chromosome 8, tn1, whole genome shotgun sequence. Protein-coding genes within it:
- the LOC113496765 gene encoding uncharacterized protein LOC113496765; its protein translation is MAPPPEYDKEPKAPDKSATNISTEDSKLIHNLVNDQHTNSDHKPTNTVAAVEVENNKHVETLDDGQLRALLDEAITYKCPKDREGKSSLFKELLEEVEQDEQACEAAARTLSGARGGRRGARGRRALPHSNSLQDLVAALAAEPAPRRHHVRHHAPAPAHSNVSARAIHGGSLPSGVDTSSLLSEEPARGAGYLATVRCVNPPPLAERRVSASDANTPAEMELLNRRSKPMFPMTYTARATLEIGSGSVCSGRAVTTTTASNQVAHETRRDPGLLYGHLLPKNQRNRPKNKPEIPQSEKLMNALLPKKTDREDGSLEHNLNVDLKSSNKYISDPCSTEFSHVNVDTMEETNLHRVPHSVEQTEAADSNNGIELTEFKSSVSPENITKNTFADFFATQQELLNSLNNLEETGEENEIITTHEIENIPDEIESHECIQIIPEELITTNECVSNEPQELTEISDMTFVVYDVIDLDAAVVKEWFDSSAENNDVITNSEEATDDGTVIERMLAEIPNNSFIFLTVPQPLIYPAYTDNTKSTSDSNNNDSKPVLVNEEKEQPPLECPVNNDTEEKTVIDKNALKVLLLQNLFKNNIIENPSGDAGVSAITGEEVDSAISFSCITTPEVVASCNTTSSSAQSAVAVDPKPLQLGAGYRAVASLVGAAPAPAEPPPQVVAHAYLAQARRAAPDSAATPIHPRSMISSSFNGLPLSRPNYGSTGSSATDDYKKSLDENGNSVQGFSSPLSGSSQHKKPRRKKSSKNETVIDCQQIDGYQGDKDVNELLRFIESNADNGRTPKLGRVKHKDDSDDKSGKKRSTERRKDKENKIKRASSLEELSRTKIEDLTDVAESPLRGDKKDRRGDNTPAKAERRSWGEDARDALAYTELAADSPAAAAELTDFQTVTKKRKPRRRTDEHDREPAPRRARPPSPRARRESAPPSDRSNDSNDDMDSVHSLPAAPPAPPPPAAPAPPHASYAEIARTRHNIPDLIESCNFYAEGAAAAAGDAAGDAPGEAGGDGGADASGDADGYPALEARAAARRRDLKPAPPLRRERKPAPPPQEAPDVVADRRPPVILLDSAARPRDMDGVTFGFDINEQLLSSGARRPRCDLLRDAPEPGVRVRTACAALRYVAPEPPPDTAALLQLVDYVGAAWEDVVRCGGGKVRYFNE